From one Humulus lupulus chromosome 8, drHumLupu1.1, whole genome shotgun sequence genomic stretch:
- the LOC133794471 gene encoding NDR1/HIN1-like protein 13, whose product MTDRVYPSAKPAAGNGAANPAFPATKAQLYSNARPAYRPQPRHRRRSRCCSCCLWLTVAILVILFIAGVAGVVFYVMYRPQRPSFSVTSLKLSYLNLTSTNSQLNSKFDLSVTARNPNKKLVYTYDPISISIYSGDVDISDAVIPSFVHGKRNTTLLKTSIVSNRRAIDTAAASDLRTNMKSKSGLPLKVRLDTKVKAKVGALKSPKIGVRVSCDGIRVTLPTGKKAATASTAKAKCKVDVRIKIWKWTF is encoded by the coding sequence ATGACGGACCGAGTTTATCCCTCGGCTAAACCAGCCGCCGGGAACGGCGCTGCTAACCCTGCGTTTCCGGCGACCAAGGCCCAACTTTACAGTAATGCCCGCCCGGCCTACCGCCCCCAACCCCGCCACCGTCGCCGTAGCCGTTGCTGCTCTTGCTGCCTATGGCTCACTGTCGCCATCCTTGTCATCCTCTTCATCGCCGGAGTCGCCGGCGTCGTCTTCTACGTTATGTACCGTCCCCAACGCCCTTCCTTCTCCGTCACATCACTTAAACTGTCGTACCTCAATCTCACCTCTACTAATTCTCAGCTCAACTCCAAATTCGACCTCAGTGTCACTGCTCGCAATCCTAACAAGAAGCTTGTCTACACCTACGACCCTATCTCCATCTCGATTTACTCCGGCGACGTCGATATCAGCGACGCCGTAATACCGTCGTTCGTCCATGGTAAGAGGAATACGACCTTGCTGAAGACTTCGATTGTGAGCAACCGCAGAGCGATTGACACCGCGGCGGCGAGCGATTTGAGGACGAACATGAAGAGCAAGAGTGGTCTGCCATTGAAGGTGAGGTTGGATACTAAAGTGAAGGCCAAGGTTGGAGCGTTGAAGTCACCGAAAATTGGGGTTAGGGTTTCTTGCGACGGAATCAGGGTTACTCTTCCGACGGGGAAAAAGGCGGCGACGGCGTCAACTGCCAAGGCTAAGTGTAAGGTTGATGTTAGAATTAAGATCTGGAAATGGACCTTTTAA